One segment of Marvinbryantia formatexigens DSM 14469 DNA contains the following:
- a CDS encoding type II toxin-antitoxin system HicA family toxin, which translates to MKTSELIRMLKKYDCFFVEHGKEHDKWHSVITGKDFRIPSHRGKEIPMGTVSRILKDAGLKS; encoded by the coding sequence GTGAAAACATCGGAATTAATAAGAATGTTAAAGAAATATGATTGCTTTTTTGTTGAACACGGAAAGGAACATGATAAGTGGCATAGCGTGATAACTGGAAAAGATTTCCGGATTCCGAGCCACAGAGGAAAGGAGATTCCGATGGGGACGGTAAGCCGTATTTTAAAGGATGCTGGTCTGAAGTCATAA
- a CDS encoding calcium/sodium antiporter has product MLIPVILFILGLAIICIGGDKFVDNAVIVAKRLGMSEILVGATIVSIGTTLPEVLVSTTAALNGSASICTGNAYGSIICNTALIAGISQLCRPSRGIDKKSFTWNVGLFFLFSIFLFAVQYFTGGVSRLTGIILLAGFVIYTIGYIRIAGSGSAEASLQKQEEDDTPLPTALLMLVFFAIALFIGARLLVDNGTIIAENLGVPERVIAVTFIALGTSLPELVTTITSLIKGYASLGLGNVLGANLLNLLLVIGIPSTISGFAVDRQTTFIDVPVSMAVMLVLTVPFFVKKRGYRLQGLALLLIYAGYCVYSFL; this is encoded by the coding sequence ATGCTTATTCCCGTTATACTGTTTATTCTCGGTCTGGCAATCATCTGCATCGGCGGCGACAAATTTGTCGATAACGCGGTCATCGTTGCGAAACGGCTCGGCATGTCCGAAATCCTGGTCGGCGCAACTATTGTCAGCATCGGCACTACCCTTCCGGAAGTGCTCGTGTCTACTACCGCCGCGCTTAACGGCTCCGCCTCCATCTGCACCGGAAATGCATACGGCTCCATTATCTGCAACACGGCGCTGATTGCCGGCATCAGCCAGCTCTGCCGTCCCTCCAGGGGCATCGACAAAAAGTCCTTTACCTGGAACGTGGGGCTGTTTTTCCTGTTCAGCATCTTCCTGTTCGCTGTGCAGTATTTTACCGGCGGCGTTTCCCGTCTGACCGGGATTATCCTGCTGGCCGGCTTTGTGATTTACACAATCGGCTACATACGGATTGCCGGAAGTGGTTCTGCGGAAGCATCCCTGCAGAAACAGGAGGAGGATGACACCCCGCTGCCCACAGCGCTGCTCATGCTGGTATTTTTTGCCATTGCCCTGTTTATCGGCGCAAGGCTGCTGGTAGACAACGGTACCATCATTGCCGAAAATCTGGGCGTACCGGAGCGCGTGATTGCTGTCACCTTTATTGCGCTCGGCACTTCACTGCCGGAGCTCGTCACCACCATCACCTCCCTCATCAAAGGCTATGCCAGCCTGGGGTTGGGGAACGTGCTCGGCGCAAACCTTTTAAACCTGCTGCTTGTCATCGGCATTCCCTCCACTATCTCCGGCTTTGCGGTAGATCGTCAGACCACCTTCATCGATGTGCCAGTTTCAATGGCTGTCATGCTGGTGCTCACGGTGCCGTTCTTCGTAAAGAAACGCGGCTACCGCCTGCAGGGACTTGCGCTGCTGCTGATTTATGCGGGATACTGTGTATATAGCTTTTTATAA
- the uxuA gene encoding mannonate dehydratase, translating to MKMTFRWYGEGRDNITLKQIRQIPGMSGLMGVLDEKAAGEVWEEDEIKAYVEHVHEAGLECEVIESVNVHEDIKMGLPTRDKYIENYCTTIRNLAKYGVKVIVYNFMPVFDWLRTDLARVIPEDGSNSLYFDEKELGDMTPVDIVRKTIEDCNGFSLPGWEPERLAELETTLKRYESITPDDLRANYKYFLDGIIPTCEECGVVMACHPDDPAWPIFGLPRIAHSQEDYDKIVALHDSPCNTLCLCTGSLGSNPDNDIPAIIRHFGEMNRIGCLHVRNVKYLGYHKFREAAHLSSDGDLDLYEIMKAVYDTCPDTYIRPDHGRMIWDEVGRPGYGLYDRALGATYINGLWEAICKENKNK from the coding sequence ATGAAAATGACATTTCGCTGGTATGGCGAGGGACGCGACAACATCACGCTGAAGCAGATCAGACAGATTCCGGGGATGTCCGGACTGATGGGTGTGCTGGATGAGAAGGCTGCAGGAGAAGTCTGGGAAGAGGACGAGATCAAGGCTTATGTTGAGCATGTACATGAGGCTGGTCTTGAGTGCGAGGTTATCGAGAGTGTAAACGTACACGAGGATATCAAGATGGGACTTCCCACCAGAGACAAGTATATCGAAAATTACTGCACCACCATCCGCAATCTTGCAAAATACGGCGTAAAGGTAATTGTTTACAATTTCATGCCGGTATTTGACTGGCTGCGCACCGACCTGGCCCGCGTGATTCCGGAGGATGGCTCCAACAGTCTGTATTTCGATGAAAAAGAGCTGGGCGACATGACGCCGGTTGACATCGTGCGCAAGACGATCGAGGACTGCAACGGATTTTCTCTTCCGGGCTGGGAGCCGGAGCGTCTGGCGGAGCTGGAGACTACGCTGAAGCGTTACGAGTCCATCACGCCGGATGATCTGAGAGCAAATTACAAATATTTCCTGGACGGCATTATTCCGACCTGTGAGGAGTGCGGCGTGGTAATGGCATGTCATCCGGACGACCCGGCATGGCCGATTTTCGGTCTTCCGAGAATTGCTCACAGCCAGGAGGACTATGATAAGATTGTCGCTCTGCATGATTCACCGTGCAACACGCTCTGCCTGTGCACCGGTTCTCTGGGTTCCAATCCGGACAACGATATCCCGGCAATCATCCGTCACTTCGGCGAGATGAACCGCATCGGCTGTCTGCACGTGCGCAACGTAAAATACCTTGGCTACCACAAATTCCGCGAGGCGGCACATCTGTCCAGCGACGGAGACCTTGACCTGTACGAGATCATGAAGGCGGTATATGATACATGCCCGGATACCTACATCCGTCCGGACCACGGCAGAATGATCTGGGACGAGGTCGGACGTCCGGGATACGGTCTGTATGACCGTGCACTCGGCGCTACCTACATCAACGGTCTGTGGGAAGCAATCTGCAAGGAAAATAAGAACAAATAA
- a CDS encoding helix-turn-helix transcriptional regulator has product MTQTRNVSWQDDKINMAVYEPFPGVQVMKVSVRAPGFIEERRKSNRLEINFCVSGRFECEFTKRDIAILKPGDMAISLFDGENGINSYSRFPMDFYEGISILLDCDIAEKWLKEHLEIFDIHLQMLRERLLKAHWYWAGEAGTRCEHVFRELYDSIEYEETAYIRLKTAELFMLLCRSVQPQRENGYLPGGQVELVKHIRDHMITDSDGYSSTEQLAKEHGMTSAQLQKLFREIYGMPIYRYLKEYRLERAAVELINTSHPVMEVALNAGFTNASKFSEGFRKRYKMTPTAYRKQYNLNRKRDSSVKME; this is encoded by the coding sequence GTGACACAGACCAGAAACGTGAGCTGGCAGGACGATAAAATAAATATGGCGGTGTATGAGCCGTTTCCGGGGGTGCAGGTGATGAAGGTTTCCGTGCGGGCGCCTGGCTTTATAGAGGAGCGCAGGAAAAGTAACCGGCTGGAAATCAATTTCTGTGTAAGCGGCAGGTTTGAGTGCGAGTTTACAAAACGGGACATCGCTATATTAAAGCCGGGCGATATGGCAATCAGCCTGTTTGACGGGGAGAACGGAATAAACTCATACTCCCGGTTCCCGATGGATTTCTACGAGGGCATCAGCATACTTCTGGATTGTGATATTGCTGAAAAATGGCTGAAGGAGCATCTGGAGATTTTTGACATCCATCTGCAGATGCTAAGAGAGCGGCTGCTGAAAGCGCACTGGTACTGGGCGGGAGAGGCGGGAACCCGCTGCGAGCACGTATTCCGGGAGCTTTACGACAGTATAGAATACGAAGAGACTGCCTATATCCGGCTGAAAACGGCGGAGCTTTTTATGCTGTTGTGCCGGTCTGTGCAGCCGCAGCGGGAAAACGGTTATCTTCCGGGAGGACAGGTGGAGCTGGTGAAGCATATCCGGGACCATATGATCACAGACAGCGACGGTTACTCCTCCACAGAACAGCTCGCCAAAGAGCACGGGATGACGTCCGCGCAGCTTCAGAAGCTGTTCCGGGAGATTTACGGGATGCCGATCTACCGGTATCTGAAGGAATACCGTCTGGAGCGGGCGGCAGTAGAGCTGATAAACACCAGCCATCCGGTGATGGAGGTTGCCTTAAACGCAGGCTTTACCAATGCCAGCAAATTTTCAGAAGGATTCCGGAAACGGTATAAAATGACGCCTACCGCATACCGGAAGCAGTATAATTTAAATAGAAAACGGGATAGTTCTGTGAAAATGGAGTAG
- a CDS encoding type II toxin-antitoxin system HicB family antitoxin: MTKYVYPAIFTPEKEGGFSVNFPDLESCYTCGKDIKDALLMAEDVLAFVLYDYERENREIPVPSDRETFTLAEGEFVNYVLCDTMEYRKRNNNRAVKKTLTIPEWLNETAVAMGLNFSQILQQALLDKINSKQ; the protein is encoded by the coding sequence ATGACAAAATATGTGTATCCGGCTATATTTACACCTGAAAAAGAAGGAGGCTTTTCTGTAAATTTTCCGGATTTGGAATCGTGTTATACGTGTGGAAAGGATATAAAAGACGCTTTGCTGATGGCAGAGGATGTACTGGCGTTTGTTTTGTATGATTATGAGCGTGAGAATCGAGAGATTCCGGTGCCGTCGGACAGGGAAACGTTTACACTGGCAGAAGGAGAATTTGTAAACTATGTGTTGTGTGATACGATGGAATACCGCAAAAGAAATAATAACAGAGCAGTAAAAAAGACACTGACAATACCGGAGTGGCTGAACGAGACAGCAGTGGCGATGGGATTGAATTTTTCACAGATTCTGCAGCAGGCATTGCTGGACAAAATTAATTCAAAACAATAG
- a CDS encoding MerR family transcriptional regulator gives MDNGSLFKIGDVARMFHISAGTLRHYEKAGVLEPEYVDEKTGYRYYSTRQFECLNTIRYLRALDMPLEQIADFLRNRDVGRIQELLRQQKETVIKKQQELQIIERKIDNRLKQLQDALSSELEVIRMTEIAPRRIAWIRNQLSPQTYLDLETSIRELEQEQGDAVVFLGKVGVGIGKEHLLRKAYDRYDMVFLLLDEEDVYNGAVEELPAEICVTIRFCGSHRDAPAYYQKLEAYIAENDLCIAGFSKEITMIDDGFTSNTDQFVTEIQIPVRRKKAGGTEHN, from the coding sequence ATGGACAATGGGAGCCTTTTTAAAATCGGAGACGTAGCGCGGATGTTTCATATAAGCGCCGGAACGCTGAGGCATTATGAAAAAGCCGGGGTTCTGGAGCCGGAATATGTGGATGAGAAGACGGGCTACCGGTATTACAGCACGCGGCAGTTTGAGTGCCTCAATACGATCCGGTACCTGCGCGCCCTGGACATGCCGCTGGAGCAGATCGCGGATTTTCTCAGAAACCGCGATGTCGGGCGCATCCAGGAGCTGCTCCGGCAGCAGAAGGAGACGGTTATCAAAAAGCAGCAGGAGCTGCAGATTATCGAGCGGAAGATTGACAACCGTCTGAAACAGCTTCAGGATGCGCTCTCTTCAGAGCTGGAGGTTATCCGCATGACGGAAATTGCGCCGCGCCGTATCGCGTGGATCCGTAATCAGCTTTCCCCGCAGACGTACCTCGATCTGGAGACGTCGATCCGCGAGCTGGAGCAGGAACAGGGGGACGCGGTGGTTTTTCTGGGCAAGGTCGGCGTCGGAATCGGAAAAGAGCATCTTCTCAGGAAAGCATACGACCGGTACGATATGGTATTTCTGCTGCTGGATGAGGAGGATGTCTACAACGGTGCCGTGGAAGAGCTTCCGGCAGAGATCTGCGTGACAATCCGTTTCTGCGGAAGTCACCGGGACGCTCCGGCGTATTATCAGAAGCTGGAGGCGTACATCGCGGAAAACGACCTCTGCATTGCGGGATTTTCGAAAGAAATAACGATGATTGACGATGGCTTTACCAGTAACACAGACCAGTTTGTGACCGAAATACAGATTCCCGTGCGGCGGAAAAAAGCGGGCGGGACGGAGCACAACTAA
- a CDS encoding GntR family transcriptional regulator translates to MRLLERYPRENGREYALRVIKNNIIRLELAPGSRVSEKNLADEMGLSRTPVREALIELARGGIVEIYPQRGSVVSLIDYSLVEEARFMRGVMENAVIKLVCEMASPADILKLGENLKLQEFYLDSADNGRLMELDDEFHKLLFDIAQKSRSYLLMQNLTLHFDRVRNMALSAVKELKIVQDHQAIVEAVRRHDAAEAGALMETHLSRYRIDEEAIRRKYDAKFFK, encoded by the coding sequence ATGCGTCTGCTGGAACGATATCCAAGGGAGAACGGAAGAGAATACGCGCTCCGCGTGATCAAAAATAATATCATCCGGCTGGAGCTTGCGCCGGGAAGCCGCGTCAGCGAGAAAAATCTTGCCGATGAAATGGGGCTTTCGCGCACGCCGGTGCGGGAGGCGCTGATCGAGCTTGCCAGGGGCGGAATCGTGGAAATTTATCCGCAGAGAGGCAGCGTGGTGTCGCTGATCGACTACTCGCTGGTGGAGGAGGCGCGCTTTATGCGCGGCGTCATGGAAAATGCGGTGATAAAGCTTGTCTGCGAAATGGCTTCGCCGGCGGATATTTTAAAGCTGGGGGAAAATCTGAAGCTGCAGGAATTTTATCTGGACAGCGCGGATAATGGCAGGCTGATGGAGCTGGATGACGAATTCCATAAGCTTTTGTTTGATATCGCGCAGAAGAGCCGGAGCTATCTGCTGATGCAGAATCTGACGCTGCATTTTGACCGTGTGCGCAACATGGCGCTCTCGGCGGTGAAGGAGCTGAAAATCGTGCAGGACCATCAGGCAATCGTGGAAGCCGTCCGCAGACACGATGCCGCGGAGGCGGGTGCTCTGATGGAGACGCATCTGTCCCGGTACCGGATAGACGAGGAAGCAATCCGCCGGAAATATGATGCAAAATTTTTTAAGTGA